Proteins co-encoded in one Aspergillus flavus chromosome 2, complete sequence genomic window:
- a CDS encoding ubiquitin-like protein Atg12 produces VTVRFQPLASAPILKNKVFKISASQKFETVVKFLRKKLDCKETDSVFCYVNSVFAPGLDEGVGGLWRCFKVDDQLIVSYSMTPAFG; encoded by the exons GTTACAGTCCGCTTCCAACCTCTGGCTTCAGCGCCCATACTGAAAAACAAGGTTTTCAAAATCAGTGCCTCCCAGAAATTTGAGACTGTCGTCAAGTTCCTCagaaagaaattagattGCAAAGAGACGGATTCTGTTTTCTGTTATGTCAATAGCGTCTTTGCGCCGGGGCTGGATGAGGGTGTCGGGGGCTTGTGGAGA TGCTTTAAGGTTGATGATCAATTGATTGTCTCATACTCCATGACGCCTGCGTTTGGGTGA
- a CDS encoding ketopantoate hydroxymethyltransferase (3-methyl-2-oxobutanoate hydroxymethyltransferase PanB), translating to MASSRAAAQLMLPLRSVSRSIVSRSTHISMIKPFLAVVNSSISRGPAQCAHSVRHSSHSPMGATTTNPRKKVTLQTLRNLHKKGEPITMLTAHDFPSGHIAEAAGMEMILVGDSLAMVALGMEDTSEVVMEEMLLHCRSVARASKSAFTIADLPMGSYEVSPEQGLQSAIRIIKEGRMQGIKLEGGAEMAPTIKRITQAGIPVVGHIGLTPQRQNALGGFRVQGKSTAGALKLLKDAMAVQEAGAFMMVLEAVPAEIAAIITKKLRVPTIGIGAGNGCSGQVLVQIDMTGNFPPGRFLPKFVKRYADVWGEAFKGIQQYREEVKSRVYPSEEYTYPIPKEELAEFEKVVDKLDQ from the exons ATGGCGTCTTCTAGAGCTGCAGCTCAATTGATGCTGCCGTTGCGGTCTGTCTCTAGGAGTATTGTATCTCGCTCAACGCATATTTCTATGATTAAGCCTTTTTTAGCCGTTGTGAACAGTTCGATAAGTCGTGGGCCGGCGCAATGTGCACATTCAGTTCGACACAGTTCTCATTCGCCGATGGGGGCTACGACGACGAATCCCAGGAAGAAGGTGACTTTGCAGACATTACGGAATCTACACAAGAAAGGAGAGCCGATCACCATGCTTACTGCCCATGATTTTCCGAGTGGGCATATTGCGGAGGCTGCTGGAATGGAGATGATTTTGGTTGGGGATAGCTTGGCTATGGTAGCACTGGGTATGGAGGATACTAGTGAGGTGGTTATGGAAGAGATGCTGCTGCATTGCAGGAGCGTGGCGCGGGCTTCTAAGAGTGCTTTTACG ATTGCTGATCTTCCCATGGGCTCTTATGAGGTGTCGCCAGAGCAGGGTCTTCAATCGGCTATTCGGATTATTAAGGAGGGGCGTATGCAGGGTATCAAACTTGAAGGGGGTGCGGAGATGGCGCCGACGATCAAACGCATCACGCAGGCTGGAATCCCTGTTGTCGGTCACATTGGTCTCACTCCTCAACGCCAGAATGCACTTGGAGGTTTCAGAGTTCAAGGAAAATCTACCGCCGGGGCTCTCAAACTGCTGAAAGATGCCATGGCTGTGCAGGAAGCAGGCGCTTTCATGATGGTTCTAGAGGCTGTGCCTGCTGAAATTGCTGCAATTATTACAAAGAAGCTTCGCGTCCCAACAATTGGCATTGGTGCCGGCAATGGCTGCTCCGGACAGGTTCTTGTTCAGATTGACATGACCGGCAATTTCCCTCCTGGCCGATTCCTTCCCAAGTTCGTTAAAAGGTACGCCGACGTCTGGGGTGAAGCATTTAAAGGTATCCAGCAATATCGTGAGGAAGTGAAATCCCGGGTGTACCCTTCGGAAGAGTACACTTATCCCATCCCCAAGGAGGAGCTGGCGGAGTTTGAAAAAGTGGTTGACAAGCTGGATCAGTAA
- a CDS encoding protein kinase essential for the initiation of DNA replication (G1/S regulator NimO), whose translation MAAVFIPPSPRTSLNMSTRRPLANVPNATNSPHRAGLVPAKRPRTTNAPVDIPYGQPPPKKQVIDGAEGDSRSPTRTRPATFQNADSKLFTRRTNNAQPSAFEKKLVAVRDKERQSQLRGTRHERPSAETIDSIRQWQRHYRKAFPQFVFYFDSIPEDLRSKCSRQVLALGAHEEKFFSRLVTHVVTSRPIPPETDVASPAEVNTESVDQAAADGTLQTVNPSLLEKNPDGHLHMSLKNDVRREQSNMDVLYRARQMGMKIWAIEKLQRMIATINDGDIGGHSGHSTRNSHVGGGHSRGRGEADLSQVLQNELNGSSDRNPLSVLKDLVMFKGPFVYVHDMDEKTRPVMVREYPKVVRRQDGIWPQFRSAPLGKCPFIDEPPTKKELERQRARQQEKKKAASKAAPTQEAQVPRTNVPEYAIEKAADRAPKKEYSPQDVDEEAVSQRRQPELQEMQPTRPLSPKKSSESFVPPQLNCGERFYTGGREPAASGMQPSNITSAIRSQMVSSTAAAPGAKAGISKEVHELKRKVLEKSNGGYSTGTGPSSYRATDATAALKMTKSQGNRQSRLDPPEKLGNVIEEETTQSESNDAGKRRNSIRKGTCQKKKERRRDPKPGYCENCRDKFDDFEEHVMTRKHRKFATNSANWAELDSLLFQLQRPVKDEYEYV comes from the exons ATGGCAGCAGTATTCATACCCCCTTCACCTCGGACCTCCCTGAACATGTCGACTCGCCGACCACTCGCAAACGTGCCGAATGCTACTAACTCCCCCCATAGGGCAGGCCTCGTGCCTGCCAAACGCCCTCGAACCACAAATGCACCCGTCGATATCCCTTACGGCCAGCCACCGCCCAAAAAGCAAGTGATTGACGGGGCAGAAGGCGACAGTCGGTCACCAACCCGTACCAGACCTGCTACTTTCCAGAACGCAGACTCCAAGCTCTTCACACGTCGTACGAATAATGCCCAGCCAAGTGCTTTTGAGAAGAAACTGGTCGCTGTGAGGGATAAAGAAAGACAATCCCAGCTTAGAGGGACTAGACATGAAAGACCATCGGCGGAAACCATCGATTCTATACGGCAATGGCAGAGGCATTATCGGAAGGCTTTCCCCCAGTTCGTCTTCTATTTCGACAGTATTCCAGAGGATCTGCGCAGCAAATGCTCGCGACAAGTTCTTGCATTGGGAGCT CATGAGGAGAAATTCTTCTCGCGTTTAGTAACACATGTTGTCACGTCGCGCCCTATCCCTCCGGAAACCGACGTGGCGAGCCCGGCGGAGGTCAATACGGAATCGGTCGACCAAGCTGCTGCAGATGGCACTCTGCAGACGGTTAACCCGTCATTACTTGAGAAAAATCCTGATGGGCACCTACATATGTCACTCAAGAATGACGTGCGGCGTGAGCAGAGCAATATGGATGTCTTATATAGGGCTCGTCAGATGGGAATGAAAATATGGGCTATTGAGAAACTTCAACGGATGATCGCCACGATCAATGATGGTGACATTGGTGGCCATAGTGGCCATTCGACCCGAAACAGCCATGTCGGCGGTGGGCATTCTAGGGGTAGAGGCGAGGCAGACCTTTCACAAGTTCTTCAGAATGAGCTTAACGGCTCTTCTGACCGTAACCCCCTCTCTGTATTGAAGGATTTGGTCATGTTCAAAGGCCCATTTGTCTATGTTCATGACATGGATGAGAAGACCAGGCCTGTTATGGTTCGCGAGTACCCGAAAGTTGTAAGACGACAAGACGGTATTTGGCCACAATTCAGAAGTGCACCGCTGGGGAAATGTCCCTTTATCGATGAACCTCCTACAAAGAAGGAGTTGGAAAGGCAGCGGGCGcgtcaacaagagaagaaaaaggctgCTTCAAAGGCTGCCCCTACCCAAGAGGCTCAGGTTCCAAGAACAAATGTTCCCGAATATGCCATTGAGAAAGCAGCTGATCGCGCACCTAAAAAAGAGTATAGCCCTCAAGAtgttgatgaggaggctgtATCTCAGCGTAGACAGCCAGAATTACAGGAGATGCAGCCAACCCGACCGTTATCCCCGAAGAAAAGCTCTGAAAGCTTTGTTCCTCCGCAACTCAATTGTGGCGAGCGATTCTATACTGGTGGTCGCGAACCCGCGGCGTCAGGTATGCAACCATCGAACATCACTTCTGCTATCCGTTCCCAGATGGTGTCCTCTACTGCCGCGGCGCCTGGTGCAAAAGCTGGCATAAGCAAAGAGGTCCATGAGCTAAAGAGAAAAGTCCTCGAAAAGAGCAATGGGGGATACTCTACTGGCACGGGCCCTTCATCGTACCGGGCTACAGATGCTACAGCGGcgctgaagatgacgaagagtCAAGGCAATCGGCAGAGCAGGTTAGACCCGCCTGAGAAGCTCGGGAACGTCATTGAAGAGGAAACCACCCAATCGGAGAGCAATGATGCTGGAAAACGGCGAAACAGCATACGAAAAGGTACCTgtcaaaagaagaaggagagaaggagagaccCGAAACCAGGCTATTGTGAAAATTGCAGGGATAAGTTTGACGATTTCGAAGAG CATGTTATGACAAGAAAACACCGCAAGTTCGCGACCAACAGCGCAAACTGGGCAGAACTAGACTCGCTACTCTTCCAGCTACAACGCCCAGTCAAGGATGAATATGAGTACGTTTAG